The following nucleotide sequence is from Nitrospira sp..
CATCGCAATCGTCATCGGGCCGACGCCGCCTGGTACGGGACTGATCCATCCCGCCTTCTGGCTGACTCCCTCGAAGTCCACATCGCCGACCACCTTCCCGTCCGGCAGGCGATTGGTGCCGACATCGATCACCAGGGCGCCCTCCCGGACCATGTCCGCCGTGACGAACTTCGGTTTGCCGATGGCCACGAGCAAGAGCTCCGCCTCCCGGCAGACCGCCGCCAGATCCTTGGTCTTGGAGTGGCAGATCGTGACGGTGGCATTACGATGGAGCAGCATCAGTGCAAGCGGTTTGCCGACGATGTTGCTGCGTCCCAACACGACGGCCCGCTTGCCTTCGATCGACACCCCGGTGGACTCGATCATCTTGATGACACCCTTGGGTGTGCAGGCCTCGAAAATCGGGCTGCCTTCGACCAACCGACCGAAGTTGTAGGGGTGAAATCCATCGGCATCCTTCTGCGCCGAGACGGCGTCGAGAATCACCTTGCTGTCGATGTGTTTCGGAAGCGGCAGCTGGACGAGAATCCCGTGGATCTTGGGATCGGCATTCTTTTGCGAAATCAGCGCCAACAGATCCGACTGACTCGTATTGGCGGGGAGCTTGGAATCGTCGATATAGATCCCGGCCGCATCACAGGCCTTCTGTTTGCTCTTCACGTATAGATGCGACGCAGGGTCATCTCCCACCAAGATGGTCGCCAACCCCGGTTTCATGCCCGTCTTGGCCAACACGGCCGCCGACTCCCGAGCCAACCGTTCACGAACTTGTTGCGCCAACGCTTTTCCGTCGATGATTCGAGCTGCCACAATATCCTCCCTGGCCTGACAAATGGCGAAAAGTGACGGCACCATAGCAGGCAATTTTTCATCAAGTCAACGCTGGATGGCCGCGACCCTACGCCGGCTTGTGCCGTTCCTTGACAGTCTTCGGGCCCCTTGGCTACCATGCAGTCACACAATCCTCGGATCATACCTCCATTGATGATTTCCAACCGGCGCCTCACACAAGTTTTGCAAGCGGCAGCTGTCCACCTTCGTCTCGGTATCAGGCTGTCGGCCGCGCTCGTCTTGACCGCGGCCTTGCATGGAACCCCAGCCTGGGCCCTGCAGGTCAGCGGCTTGGAATCTCCACATAGCTTTTTGGCCGACCCCGCCTCCAATTCATATTTCATTTCCAACATCAACGGAGAGCCGGAGGCCCGCGACAACAACGGCTTCATCACCAAACTGAGCGACGACGGCCGCATCACCGCCTTCAAGTTCATCGAGGGCGGGCGCGGCGATGTCACCTTGCACGCTCCCAAGGGCATGACGGTAGTGGATCAGGTCTTGTACGTCGCGGACTTGGATACGCTCCGCGCCTTCGACAAGACGACCGGCAAACCCCTCGCCGCGTTACGGCTCCCCGCTGCCGCGACAGCCGGCCAGCCCCAATCGCTGGTGGACGTGGCCTCGGACGGCCAAGGGCACCTGTACCTCGCCGATCAGCTCGGCAACGCCATTTATCGGGCGGACCTCACACCGACCCTGACCATCTCGACCTATGTGTCGGGCTCCCATTTGGCCGGCCCGTCCGGCGTCGCCGTCAACCCGAAGACCGGACATCTCGCCGTCGTCAGTTGGAATACGGGAAAGATTTTCGACATCACGCCGGAGGGGGCCCTGACGGAACTGGTGTCCAACGGGTTTTTCACGGCCCGATTCCAGAACCTGAGCGGCGTAGATTTCGATCGCTGGGGCAGCATGTATGTCTCCGACGCCACGAAAGGGAAGATCTGGCGAATGACCCCGAACCACAAGTTCCAAGTCATCGCGGAGTACCTTCCGTCGCCCTCGGACCTCGGCATCGACCGCGTCAACCACCTCATCCTGGTTCCCTACCAGGATTCGAACGCCGCCGAAGTCAACGGGCTGGAAAGCCCGACCGCGTCCTCCGGCGAGCGAACCAAACGCACCTTGGCGGACTATGGGTTTGTCGAGCCGCTGAAAGCCGACAAAGAGGGACCACCGCGCAAATGAGCCAGTGCCTCTATTGTCATCAGCATAAAGGGAAACGTGCGTGCCCGGCGCTCAGCGGGTTGATTTGTAGCCCCTGTTGCGGCGAACACCGTCTGACCCGAATCTCCTGTCCTCCTGATTGCACCTATCTGGACAGCGGCAGCGAATACCAGCAAAAACGTCTCGGCGAACAGTTCGCCCCGGTCCGGCGCGAACTCTATCGTCAGCTCACGGTCGCCGGCGGCGAGAAAGCCGCCGCGCTCTTCAACCTGATCGAAGTGGTCACCTTCGGGTATTTCCATGACCGGCGTGACGGACAGGATGCCGAAGTCATCGCGGCCATCCAGGCGTTGCGACGTACCTTGAGCCCGTTGCACGTCCCCTCTGCGCCCATGCCGGTCTTTGCCGAGCGGCTCAAGAAGGAATACGACACCTTCGCCAAGCAACAGCCCCAGCAGATCGCCGATTCCGGCACCGCTCCAGACATGTTGGACCGCGCCTTGGCCATCATCACGGAGTTTTCCGGTCAGGACTTCCAGTCCCGGCGGTTCTTGCATGGCTTGATCGGCTATGTGAAGACCTTCCATCCGGAAATCGCCGAACATCTGGCCAAGCAGCAGGAAGGCGGGAGGATTGTCCTGCCAGGACAACTGCCCCCCATGCCACAAGAGCCGTCCCACATCCACGGCCCCGGCTGCCAACACCATCACCACTAATCCGCTCCCTCACGCCCAACGTCCTTCAGTCCCTCTCCCATTCTACCGATACAGCGTTGGAGGGCTTCGTGGCCCATCCTGTTCTATCTGACGCCATCGGACCAGCTCAATCGAAAGACATGTCAGGCTGACGCGTGATCGCCCCGCATGCTCGGCGCCGACGGATGCGATGCACCGCGACGGGCCCTCTCTTGACCGCGCAGCGATGTGACGGTTCGACACCATCACAGGAGGCCTCATGAAACTTGTTACCGCCTGTCTCTCGTCGAGCGCTCAGTGGGATGGGAGTTCGTTTTCCGCACTCGACTCCCCTCAAACCCTGTTGTTGTTGTTCGGCGCTTCAGATTTGATTGATCAACCGGACACCATCCGGAACGTGCTGGCCGCCTGTCCCCAGAGTCAGGTCATCGGCTGCTCGACCAGCGGGGAAATCCATGGGACGCACATCATCGACAACCATCTGGTGGCTGCAGCCGTACGATTCGAGCACTCGCAGCTCAGGACTGCCCGGGCAACTGTCTCCGGCCCTGCAGAGTCCTATGCGGCCGGTTCGGCTGTCGCCGCCCAACTCCAAGGCCCGTCGCTGAAGGCCGTCTTCGTCCTCTCCGACGGGCTCTCGGTCAATGGGAGCGAACTCGTCAAGGGGATGAACGACGTGCTGAAGGGATCGGCCGTCATCACCGGAGGCCTCGCCGGCGATGGAGCCCGATTCAAGCGCACCTGGGTCATCATGGATCGGACGCCGCAGAGCGGCTACGTCACCGCCGTCGGCTTTTACGGCGATCGGCTCACAGTCGGCCATGGCTCCAAGGGCGGGTGGGACAAGTTCGGGCCGGAGCGGCGGGTGACGAAATCAGCCGGCAACGTGCTGTACGAGCTGGATGGACGTCCTGCGCTCGAGCTGTACAAGGAATATTTGGCCGAGCGCGCCGCCGGACTCCCGGCGACCGCCCTCTTGTTCCCCCTCGCCCTGCGGGCCGCGAAGGACGACGAGAAGAGCCTGGTCCGCACAGTCCTGGGCGTTGATGAAGCCACCCACTCGTTGACCTTCGCCGGCGACATTCCACAAGGGGCGCTGGCGCAGTTGATGCGTGCCAATTTCGACCGTTTGGTGGCAGGCGCCTCCGAGGCGGCCTCGCTGACCCACCGGAGCCAGACCAGCCCCTACGCTTCGGGCCCGACTCTGGCCGTTGCGATCAGCTGTGTCGGTCGGCGGCTGGTGCTGGGAGAGCGAACCGAAGAGGAAACGGAAGCCGCCTTGGACATGCTTCCTCAAGGCAGTCAACAGATCGGCTTCTACTCATACGGAGAAATCTCCCCCTACAGCGGCGGGCCCTGCGATCTCCATAACCAGACCATGACTCTGACGACGTTGGCCGAAGCCTGACCTCCCATGCATCACCTCCTCACGCGGCAGTTAAAGCGGATCGGCCTGCTGTCTGATACGATCCCCTCTTCCCTCGAGGCCTGGCAGAAATTTCTTGAACGGGTCAGCCAGAGTTACGTGGAATCGGATCAGGGGTATGAGCTGCTCGAGCGCTCCCTGGCGCTCTCCTCGCAGGAAATGCAGGCGCTGAACGAACAGTTGCGCCGCACCTCCGAGACCCAGCTGGCCGACGAACGGGATAAGCTCCACACCGTCATCCGCTCCGTGGGGGATGGACTCTGCGTGGTCGATCAGAACTGGAAAATCCAACTTCTGAACCCGGAGGGCCAACGGCTCTGGGCCGTACGTGAAGAAGAAGTCGTGGGTCGCTCACTCGACCACATCATCACCCTGACCTCGCAACAGGACGGTCGAGAGCACAACGTCATGGATGCGATTTTTCAGGAAACCACAGCGGGTCGAGCCGTGCGCAGCGACGACGGCCAGCTCACCACCACGACCGGGCGCTCCTTTCCCGTGTCCTATGTGCTGGCTCCGATCGTCCGGGACTCTCGTTCGGCAGGCGCCGTGCTGGTCTTCCGCGATACGACCGACCGCAAACGAGCCGAGGAAGCCCTTCGCACCAGCGAAGAACGGTTGGCCGTCACGGTCCAGGGAGCGGCGGTCGGCATTTGGGATTGGGACCTGAAAACCAACCAGATGTACTTCTCTCCACAGTGGAAGCAACAACTGGGTTATCTCGATGCCGAGTTGCGCAATGAGGCCGAAGAATGGAAATCCCGCATCCATATCGAGGATCAACCGGAGGTCTTAGCGGTGGTGACCGACTGCTGGGACGGCAGGCGCGATCAATTCGAGATCGAACACCGTGTCCGGTACCGCGACGGCTCATACCGGTGGATCCTCTCCCGCGGCAGCGTCATCCGTGATGCATTCGGCGTCACCGCCAGAATGGTCGGCATTCACATCGATACGACGGACCGAAAACGCATCGAGGAAGATTTGCGGACCGCCAAGGAAGCGGCGGAGGCCGCCAGCAAGGCTAAAAGCGAATTTCTCGCCAATATGAGTCACGAAATCCGAACGCCGATGAATGGCGTCCTAGGCACCACGGAACTCCTGCTCACTACCGATCTCACCGACAAACAACGCCGGTTGGCCTCGACCGTCCACCGTTCCGGCAAAAC
It contains:
- the folD gene encoding bifunctional methylenetetrahydrofolate dehydrogenase/methenyltetrahydrofolate cyclohydrolase FolD, producing the protein MAARIIDGKALAQQVRERLARESAAVLAKTGMKPGLATILVGDDPASHLYVKSKQKACDAAGIYIDDSKLPANTSQSDLLALISQKNADPKIHGILVQLPLPKHIDSKVILDAVSAQKDADGFHPYNFGRLVEGSPIFEACTPKGVIKMIESTGVSIEGKRAVVLGRSNIVGKPLALMLLHRNATVTICHSKTKDLAAVCREAELLLVAIGKPKFVTADMVREGALVIDVGTNRLPDGKVVGDVDFEGVSQKAGWISPVPGGVGPMTIAMLLDNTVESAKRMAGMQ
- a CDS encoding FIST C-terminal domain-containing protein; the encoded protein is MKLVTACLSSSAQWDGSSFSALDSPQTLLLLFGASDLIDQPDTIRNVLAACPQSQVIGCSTSGEIHGTHIIDNHLVAAAVRFEHSQLRTARATVSGPAESYAAGSAVAAQLQGPSLKAVFVLSDGLSVNGSELVKGMNDVLKGSAVITGGLAGDGARFKRTWVIMDRTPQSGYVTAVGFYGDRLTVGHGSKGGWDKFGPERRVTKSAGNVLYELDGRPALELYKEYLAERAAGLPATALLFPLALRAAKDDEKSLVRTVLGVDEATHSLTFAGDIPQGALAQLMRANFDRLVAGASEAASLTHRSQTSPYASGPTLAVAISCVGRRLVLGERTEEETEAALDMLPQGSQQIGFYSYGEISPYSGGPCDLHNQTMTLTTLAEA